CCTTGTGCCCGTTCTGCGACGTGTCGACGACGCCGCGCGCCGCGATCGAGCCGCGCAGGCCCGGCTTGTCGAAGGGGCGGGGGGTGCGGATGTTGATCGTCGAGCCGATGCCGCCCGACGGCACGCTGGCGCGGCCCGACTTGTAGACTTCGAGCGCGGCGACGCCTTCGGACGCGATGTTGGCGAAATCGAACGATCGCGACCCCGGTGCGCTGTTGCCGTCGCCGATCGTCGATGTCGGCATCTGGCGGCCGTTCAGCGTGACGAGGTTATATTCGGGGCCGAAGCCGCGAACGGTGACGAACTGGCCTTCGCCGTTCGACCGGTCGATCGACACGCCGGTGATGCGCTGCAGCGATTCGGCGAGGTTGGTGTCGGGGAACTTGCCCATATCCTCCGCGCTGATCGCATCGACGATGCCCTGCGCGTTGCGCTTGAGGTCGATCGATTCGCGCAAGGAGGCGCGGATGCCGGTGACGACGATATCGCCGTCGCCTTGGCCGACGTCGCCGGTGGCACTCGGCGGCGACTGCGTCTGCGACGGGCCGGTCTGGCCGACGGTGGCGGCCGCATCCTGCGCGCTGGCGAGTGCCGGCACGATGAGGGCGGCGGTGGAAACGCCGATAGCGAAATTCGAAAGCAGGCGAGCACGGACGCTGCGCATGAGATCCTCCCCAATAGATACGGGCGCGGTTGTTGCCGCGCTCCTTGGGAACGTTCACTCATGCAAAGTCGGCGGAGTGTCAAGATGCTGTGGCGCTTTGCAATCTTCGGTTGTGAACGTTCTCTGGACAGGATGGCAGAAATGCAACACAAGTCTCCAAAATAGGATTTTGGGGAGGATGACGGTGACGAAGGCAAGGATGGCCGGCGGGCTGGCGATGATCGCATTGGCGGCGGCGGGGATGGCCGCAGGCGCGGGGGCGCAGACCGAAGCGATGGCGAGCGCGAAGGGGGATGGCGCTTCTTCGCCCCGCGCCCGCGCCGAGCGGATCGTCGCGCAGATGACCGATGCGGAAAAGCTCGCGCTGGTACATGGCCTGTTCCCGCCGTTCGCGGCGGGCAAGACGCCGAACGAACTCATTCCGTCCGCGGGCCATATCGACGGCGTGCCGCGGCTGGGCGTGCCGCTGGTGCGCGAAAGCGACGCGTCGCTCGGCGTCGCCAACCAGGTGGAGCAGCGCAAGGGCGACGTCGCCACCGCGCTTCCCTCCAGCCTCGCCACCGCGGCCAGTTTCGACCCCGCGATCGCCGGTGCGGGCGGGACGATGATCGGGGCGGAGGCGCGCGACAAGCGCTTCAACGTGCTGCTCGCGGGCGGCGTCAATCTGACGCGCGATCCGTGGAACGGGCGCAACTTCGAGTATCTGGGCGAGGACCCTCTGCTCGCCGGCACGCTGGCCGGCGCGCATATCGCGGGCGTCCAGTCCAACAATATCGTCTCGACGATCAAGCATTTCGCGCTCAATGCGCAGGAAACCGGCCGCATGGTCGTCGATGCGCGGATCGGCGAGGCGGCGCTGAGGATGAGCGACCTGCTCGCCTTCCAGATCGCGATCGAGCGCGGGCGCCCGGGCTCGGTCATGTGCGCGTACAACAAGGTCAACGGCGACTGGGCGTGCGAGAACAGGCATCTGCTGACCGACGTGCTGAAGCGCGACTGGGGCTATCCCGGCTGGGTGATGAGCGACTGGGGCGCGGTCCATTCGACGGTGAAGGCCGCCGAGGCGGGGCTCGACCAGGAATCCGGCGAGGAACTGGACAAGGCGATCTATTTCGGTGCGCCGCTCGCCGCGGCGGTGGCGAAGGGAACGGTGTCGCAGGCGCGGCTGAACGACATGGTCGCGCGCTACCTGACCGGGCTGATCGAGACGGGGGCGTACGACAATGCGATGCCCGCCCGCGCGGAGACGCCGGATTACGCCGCGCATGCTCTGGTGGCGCAGCGTGCGGCTGAGGCGGGCATCGTCCTCCTCAAGAACGACGGCGACCTGCTGCCTATCGCGCGGACCGCGAAGCGCATCGTCGTCATCGGCGGCAATGCCGACGTCGGCGTGCTGTCGGGCGGCGGGTCGAGCCAGGTGCGCTCGGTCGGCGGCGCGCCGGTGGAAATCCCGCTGTCGACCGGCGGATCGGCGTCGTTCGCGCGCATCACTTATCACGCCTCCTCGCCGCTCGCCGCGCTGCGCAAGGCGCTGCCCGGCGTGCGCGTCGACTGGGTCGACGGACGCAGCCTGAACGCGACGGTGGACGCGGCAAAGGCGGCGGACCTTGCCATCGTCTTCGCGACGCAATGGACGACCGAGGCGGACGACGTGCCCAACCTCAATCTGCCCAACCAGCAGGACGCGCTGATCGCCGCGATCGCCGCCGCGCAGCCCCATACGGTCGCGGTGATGGAAACGGGCGGTCCGGTGCTGATGCCGTGGCTGGCGAAGGTGCCCGCGGTGGTGCAGGCCTGGTATCCCGGCCAGCGCGGCGGCGAGGCGATCGCCGCGGTGCTGACCGGCCGCGTCAACCCATCGGGTCGCCTGCCGATCACCTTCCCCGCCGACGCGTCCCAGCCGCCGCGCCCGCGTCCCGTCGGGCTCGACCGGCTGACCGGGCTGGAGGCGGCCGCCGCGGCCAATCCGGCGGCGGCGTCGACCTACGTGCTCGACAGCTTCCCGGTCGATTACATCGAAGGCGCCGACGTCGGCTATCGCTGGTACGAGAAGAAGCGGCTGACGCCGATGTTCCCGTTCGGCCACGGGATGAGCTACACGCAATTCGCCTATCGCAATCCGGTCGTCACCGGCGGGCGGACGCTGAGCGTGACGTTCGACGTCGTCAACACCGGCAGGCGCGAGGGCGCTGACGTGCCCCAGATGTACGTCGCGCGTGCGGGCAGCGGCGAACCGATGCGGCTCGCGGGCTTCCAGCGCGTCACGCTGAAGCCCGGCGAGACGCGGCGCATCACGCTGACCGCCGAACCGCGCGTCGTCGCGGATTACGATACCGGCCTGCCCGGCTGGCGGATCGCCGGCGGCACGTACAGCGTCGCGCTGGCACGTGACGCGACGGACCGCACGATGGTGTCGACCGCCCGCCTGGATGCGCAGACGATGAAACCCTGACCCGCCGCCGCCCCGGTCGCCGCACCGGGGCGTCAGGCACGGCTAGCGCCGCCAGTACCGCACGTAATCCACATGCATCCGCTGCGGCAGCGCGGCGTCGTCGACGCCCTTCGCGCCGCCCCAGTCGCCGCCGACCGCAAGGTTGAGGATCAGGTGGAACGGCTTGTCGTAGGGCCATGCCGCCGCGCCGCCCGGCTGGTCGTTTGCGACGCGCATATAGGCGCGGCCGTCGACGCCGATCAGGATCGCGTCGGGCCGCCAGTCGAGCTGATAGTCGTGCCACGCGGTGCAGGCGGTCGGCATCGTCACCTGCGCGCCGCGCTGCGTCCTGGCCACATGGTTGAACTTCGCGCTGTGCAGCGTCGCGTGGATGACGTTCGGGTCCCAGCCGACCATCTCCATGATGTCGATTTCGCCCATCGCCGGCCAGTCGCCCTTGTCGGGAAGCAGCCAGATCGCCGGCCACATGCCCCGCCCGCACGGTAGCTTCGCGCGGACCTGATAGAAGCCATACCCCATCGCCGCGCGGCTGATGAGCTTGGCGGACGTATAGGCCTGGCCGCCGCTGTCGGGCTTGGTGGGCCGTTCGGCGCGCGCGGTGATCGCCAGCGCGCCATCGACGACGCGCGCATTTTCGGGGCCGTAATATTGCAGTTCGTGGTTGGGCCACCCCTGGCGGTTACGCGATACGTCGAACCGCCACGTCGCCGGATCGATGTGGTCGCCCGAAAATTCGTCGGCCAGATCGGGCGCACGCGCGGGCGCGGCGATCGGCTGGTCGGCGGCATAGTTGGTCGCGCCGAGCGTGGCGGCCTGCAAGGCGACGATCGCGATCAGCATGGTTCACTCTCCCGTTTCGCAAGGGCGTAACGTCTTGCGCCTGCCGCGCAATCCGCATCGTCCGCTGACATCGAACTGTCATCACCATCGGGCAAGCGGACCGTGAGGGCAGGGGGGCTCGTGCATGCAGTTGCTGGTCGTCGAGGACGATCCGATCATCGCCGGACAGATCATCGCGGGTCTCGAGCGCGTCGGCCACCGGACGCGTCTTGCGACGACGGGGTCGGAGGCGATCCTGGCGCTGCGCGAAGGGGGCTGCGATGCGGTGGTGCTCGACCGGATGCTGCCCGACATCACCGGCCTGTCGGTGATCGACCATGCCCGGCGCGAAGGCCATGCGACGCCGATCCTGATGCTGAGCGCGCTGGGATCGGTGAAGGACCGGATCGAGGGCCTCGAAAGCGGCGCGGACGATTATCTCGCCAAGCCGTTCGACATGGACGAACTGGCCGCGCGCGTCGCCTCGATCGCACGCCGGCGCGCCCCGCGCGCGGAAAGCGCACGGCTGGAGGTTGGGCGGCTCCACCTTGATCCCAGCAGTCACCAGGCATGGTTCCGCGACGCGTCGATCGTGCTCAACCGCAAGCAATTCTCGCTGCTCGCGCATCTGTTGCGCAACGTCGATCGGCTCATCACGCGGTCGATGCTGCTGGAGGGCGTGTGGGGCTATTCCTTCGCGCCGACGACCAATATCGTCGAAAGCAACATGAGCCGGTTGCGCACCGCGCTGCTCGGCCTCGGCTGCGATCCGATCGAGACGCAACGGGGCGCGGGCTACATCCTTCGTTCGGAGCGATGCGTCTGAACGATCCGGCCCTGACCGATCCGGCCCTGACCGATCCGCTGTCCCCGCCGCCGCCGGTGCGCCGACCCCGCATCGGGCGGCTGGCGATCCAGGTCGGCGTCGCCTTCGCGCTTGCGATGGCGGCGGTTGGGCTGGTCGGCTTCATCGTCGCCGAACGCTGGGTCGCGCATCGCATCGACCTCTCGCTGCGCCAGCATGCGACCAAATATCTGGAGCTCGCGCATGGCGGGCCGGTAAGCGACGCCGCGGTCGCCGCGCGGATCGAGGACTGGCAGCAGCGCAAGGTGCTGAGCGAGCGGACCTACGTGCTGTTCGCGCGCGACGGCCGCCGGCTGGCCGGGCGGCTCGATATCGCGGCGCCATCGCCCGGCTTCTCGCTGGTCCGTTTTCGCGGTGGCGGGCAGGCGGTTCAGGAAGGGCGCGCGCTGACCACGCGCCTGCCGAGCGGCAGCCTGCTCGTCATCGTCCAGCGCAGCCAGGCGGCGACCGCGCTGCGCGAGCTGCTGCCGCAGGTGGTGCTGGCGATATCGCTGGTCGCGTCCTTGCTCGGCATCCTGGCGACGTTGCTGTTCGCACACGTCATCGCCCGGCGGCTGACGGGGACGCAGCAGACCGCGGACGCGATCGCGGCGGGCGACCTCAGCCGACGCATCCCGACCGACCGGCTCGATGGCGTCTTCGCCGCGCAGGCGGACGCGCTCAACCGCATGCTCGACCGGATGGAGGACATGGTCCGCGCGCAGCGGTTGTTCTCCAGCAACCTCGCCCACGACCTGCGCTCGCCGCTGACCCGCCTGCGCGGCACCTTGCGCGACGGCGCTGCGCAGCAGGCGGGCGAGGGGGCTGCGCTCGCCACGACGTTCGACCGGGCGGAGCGCGAATGCGCGGCGATCATTGGCATCTTCGATGCGCTGCTGCGGCTCGCCGAGATCGAAAGCGGCCGTCACCCCGCTGCGATCGGCGCAGTCGCGCTCGCCCCGCTGGTCGAGGATATCGTCGAGACGATGGAGC
This portion of the Sphingomonas sp. FARSPH genome encodes:
- a CDS encoding beta-glucosidase, translating into MAGGLAMIALAAAGMAAGAGAQTEAMASAKGDGASSPRARAERIVAQMTDAEKLALVHGLFPPFAAGKTPNELIPSAGHIDGVPRLGVPLVRESDASLGVANQVEQRKGDVATALPSSLATAASFDPAIAGAGGTMIGAEARDKRFNVLLAGGVNLTRDPWNGRNFEYLGEDPLLAGTLAGAHIAGVQSNNIVSTIKHFALNAQETGRMVVDARIGEAALRMSDLLAFQIAIERGRPGSVMCAYNKVNGDWACENRHLLTDVLKRDWGYPGWVMSDWGAVHSTVKAAEAGLDQESGEELDKAIYFGAPLAAAVAKGTVSQARLNDMVARYLTGLIETGAYDNAMPARAETPDYAAHALVAQRAAEAGIVLLKNDGDLLPIARTAKRIVVIGGNADVGVLSGGGSSQVRSVGGAPVEIPLSTGGSASFARITYHASSPLAALRKALPGVRVDWVDGRSLNATVDAAKAADLAIVFATQWTTEADDVPNLNLPNQQDALIAAIAAAQPHTVAVMETGGPVLMPWLAKVPAVVQAWYPGQRGGEAIAAVLTGRVNPSGRLPITFPADASQPPRPRPVGLDRLTGLEAAAAANPAAASTYVLDSFPVDYIEGADVGYRWYEKKRLTPMFPFGHGMSYTQFAYRNPVVTGGRTLSVTFDVVNTGRREGADVPQMYVARAGSGEPMRLAGFQRVTLKPGETRRITLTAEPRVVADYDTGLPGWRIAGGTYSVALARDATDRTMVSTARLDAQTMKP
- a CDS encoding glycoside hydrolase family 16 protein, which encodes MLIAIVALQAATLGATNYAADQPIAAPARAPDLADEFSGDHIDPATWRFDVSRNRQGWPNHELQYYGPENARVVDGALAITARAERPTKPDSGGQAYTSAKLISRAAMGYGFYQVRAKLPCGRGMWPAIWLLPDKGDWPAMGEIDIMEMVGWDPNVIHATLHSAKFNHVARTQRGAQVTMPTACTAWHDYQLDWRPDAILIGVDGRAYMRVANDQPGGAAAWPYDKPFHLILNLAVGGDWGGAKGVDDAALPQRMHVDYVRYWRR
- a CDS encoding response regulator transcription factor codes for the protein MQLLVVEDDPIIAGQIIAGLERVGHRTRLATTGSEAILALREGGCDAVVLDRMLPDITGLSVIDHARREGHATPILMLSALGSVKDRIEGLESGADDYLAKPFDMDELAARVASIARRRAPRAESARLEVGRLHLDPSSHQAWFRDASIVLNRKQFSLLAHLLRNVDRLITRSMLLEGVWGYSFAPTTNIVESNMSRLRTALLGLGCDPIETQRGAGYILRSERCV
- a CDS encoding HAMP domain-containing sensor histidine kinase is translated as MRLNDPALTDPALTDPLSPPPPVRRPRIGRLAIQVGVAFALAMAAVGLVGFIVAERWVAHRIDLSLRQHATKYLELAHGGPVSDAAVAARIEDWQQRKVLSERTYVLFARDGRRLAGRLDIAAPSPGFSLVRFRGGGQAVQEGRALTTRLPSGSLLVIVQRSQAATALRELLPQVVLAISLVASLLGILATLLFAHVIARRLTGTQQTADAIAAGDLSRRIPTDRLDGVFAAQADALNRMLDRMEDMVRAQRLFSSNLAHDLRSPLTRLRGTLRDGAAQQAGEGAALATTFDRAERECAAIIGIFDALLRLAEIESGRHPAAIGAVALAPLVEDIVETMEPVIADHGGRLTIGQLDAVRVRGDADLINQMLVNLLENVAMHAPAGTNARLSATRDGDGAAIVVRDDGPGLPAADRARVLRPFERGAASAGRRGSGLGLAIVQAIVRFHHGRLELEDGAPGLIVRIWLPAADG